From one Pogoniulus pusillus isolate bPogPus1 chromosome 37, bPogPus1.pri, whole genome shotgun sequence genomic stretch:
- the ZBTB8OS gene encoding protein archease isoform X1 — MAADERDYNLTAEQKAIKAKYPPLNKKYEYLDHTADVQLHAWGDTLEEAFEQCVMAMFGYMTDTETVEPVDTVEVEAEGHDMLSLLFHLLDEWLYKFSANEFFIPREVKVLHIDRMQFKIRSIGWGEEFSLSKHPQGTEVKAITYSAMQICEDEKPEVFVIIDI, encoded by the exons ATGGCAGCCGACGAGAGGGATTACAACCTGACCGCGGAGCAGAAGGCGATCAAAGCCAAGTACCCCCCGCTCAATAAGAAGTACGAGT aTTTGGACCACACAGCAGATGTGCA GCTCCATGCTTGGGGAGATACTTTGGAGGAAGCCTTTGAGCAGTGTGTGATGGCCATGTTTGGCTACATGACTGACACAGAGACTGTGGAACCTGTGGATACAGTGGAAGTAGAGGCAGAAG GACATGACATGTTGTCTCTTCTCTTCCACCTCTTGGATGAATGGCTGTATAAATTCAGTGCTAATGAGTTCTTTATACCCAGG GAGGTGAAAGTGCTTCACATTGACCGAATGCAATTCAAAATCAGATCCATTGG GTGGGGAGAAGAGTTTTCTTTGTCCAAACACCCTCAG GGCACCGAGGTCAAAGCCATCACTTACTCAGCAATGCAGATCTGTGAGGATGAAAAACCAGAAGTCTTTGTCATCATTGATATTTAA
- the ZBTB8OS gene encoding protein archease isoform X2, with the protein MAADERDYNLTAEQKAIKAKYPPLNKKLHAWGDTLEEAFEQCVMAMFGYMTDTETVEPVDTVEVEAEGHDMLSLLFHLLDEWLYKFSANEFFIPREVKVLHIDRMQFKIRSIGWGEEFSLSKHPQGTEVKAITYSAMQICEDEKPEVFVIIDI; encoded by the exons ATGGCAGCCGACGAGAGGGATTACAACCTGACCGCGGAGCAGAAGGCGATCAAAGCCAAGTACCCCCCGCTCAATAAGAA GCTCCATGCTTGGGGAGATACTTTGGAGGAAGCCTTTGAGCAGTGTGTGATGGCCATGTTTGGCTACATGACTGACACAGAGACTGTGGAACCTGTGGATACAGTGGAAGTAGAGGCAGAAG GACATGACATGTTGTCTCTTCTCTTCCACCTCTTGGATGAATGGCTGTATAAATTCAGTGCTAATGAGTTCTTTATACCCAGG GAGGTGAAAGTGCTTCACATTGACCGAATGCAATTCAAAATCAGATCCATTGG GTGGGGAGAAGAGTTTTCTTTGTCCAAACACCCTCAG GGCACCGAGGTCAAAGCCATCACTTACTCAGCAATGCAGATCTGTGAGGATGAAAAACCAGAAGTCTTTGTCATCATTGATATTTAA
- the ZBTB8A gene encoding zinc finger and BTB domain-containing protein 8A yields MEISSHQFHLLQQLNEQRRQDLFCDCNILVEGKVFKAHRNVLFASSGYFKMLLSQGSKETTQPTTATFQAFSPDTFTVILDFVYSGKLSLTGQNVIEVMSAASYLQMTDVISVCKTFIKSSLDISEKEKDRYFSLSDKEVNSNGVDRSCLYGAGWRAESSPPRPHLSPEQGTCMMGGNTWSNFSYYPASQRNAQQQQQQQQLSKHEQRQDSVKKSRHLGLQQPSDIPHYKSSKLEDRAAEPAGHMAQPEEQVPIEAEVETPHVGYQYGQGAEAMPRGLAVSQQEHESPRSSGKAKPAKPEEQYGSMPSILGVMGNWAEDDLPRMRFKCPFCTHVVKRKADLKRHLRCHTGERPYPCEACGKRFSRLDHLSSHFRTIHQACKPICRKCKRHVTELTGQVVQEGTRRYRLCNECLAEAGIDSIRIDLEAEAPLEFPQEGDKDSRWHYGEDNKSDVEIVEDGSTDLVIQQVDDSEDEAEEKEVKPNIR; encoded by the exons ATGGAGATTTCTTCCCACCAGTTCCACCTCTTGCAGCAACTGAATGAGCAGCGCAGGCAAGATCTGTTCTGTGACTGCAACATCCTGGTGGAGGGGAAGGTCTTCAAGGCCCATCGCAATGTGCTGTTTGCCAGCAGCGGCTACTTCAAGATGCTCCTCTCGCAGGGCTCGAAGGAGACCACCCAGCCCACCACGGCCACCTTCCAGGCCTTTTCTCCCGACACCTTTACGGTCATCCTGGATTTCGTCTACTCGGGCAAGCTGTCCCTCACGGGGCAGAACGTCATCGAGGTCATGTCGGCCGCCAGCTACCTGCAGATGACCGACGTCATCAGCGTCTGCAAGACCTTCATCAAGTCCTCGCTGGACATCAGCGAGAAGGAGAAGGATCGTTACTTCAGCCTCTCGGACAAAGAGGTCAACTCCAACGGCGTGGATCGGTCCTGCTTGTACGGCgcgggctggagggcagagagcagccctccGCGCCCGCACCTCAGTCCGGAGCAAGGGACATGTATGATGGGGGGCAACACCTGGAGCAATTTCAGCTACTACCCAGCCTCGCAGAGGAacgcccagcagcagcagcagcagcagcagctgtccaAACACGAGCAGCGGCAGGACTCGGTGAAGAAGTCTCGGCACCTGGGCTTGCAGCAGCCCTCTGACATCCCTCACTACAAGTCCAGCAagctggaggacagggctgcCGAGCCCGCGGGCCACATGGCGCAGCCCGAAGAGCAGGTGCCCATTGAAGCAGAGGTTGAGACTCCTCATGTGGGTTACCAGTACGGCCAAGGGGCAGAGGCCATGCCCAGGGGCTTGGCCGTGTCGCAGCAGGAGCACGAATCGCCTCGCTCGTCTGGCAAGGCCAAACCTGCCAAGCCAGAGGAGCAGTACGGGAGCATGCCCTCCATCCTGGGGGTGATGGGCAACTGGGCTGAAG ATGACCTGCCCAGGATGAGGTTCAAGTGCCCCTTCTGCACCCACGTGGTGAAGAGAAAGGCAGACCTGAAGCGTCACCTGCGCTGCCACACGGGAGAGAGGCCCTACCCCTGCGAGGCCTGCGGGAAGCGCTTCAGCCGCCTGGACCACCTCAGCAGCCACTTCCGAACG ATCCACCAGGCCTGCAAGCCCATCTGCAGGAAGTGCAAGCGCCATGTGACCGAGCTGACGGGACAGGTGGTGCAGGAGGGCACCAGGCGCTACAGACTCTGCAACGAGTGCCTGGCCGAGGCGGGCATAGACAGCATCCGCATTGACTTGGAGGCTGAGGCGCCCCTGGAGTTCCCCCAGGAAGGGGACAAAGACTCCAGGTGGCACTATGGGGAAGACAACAAATCCGACGTGGAGATCGTGGAGGATGGCTCCACCGACTTGGTCATCCAGCAGGTGGATGACAGCGAGGAtgaagcagaggaaaaggaagtGAAGCCAAACATTAGGTAG